TCTCGCCGACGGCCGCTCTCGTTGATCAAGAGGTTTGCGTCGGCGAACGGCCGCCCGCCGGACGCAAACCTCTTGATCAACCGCGGGTCAGGCGGGTGGGGTGGGGGAGGCGGGGGGTGGGGGTGGGGGTGGGGCGGTCAGGGCTTCGGCCAGGTCGGGGAGGAGGAGGTCGATCTGCCAGTCCCGGGCGTGGTGGCTGCGGAGCGCCTCGGCGACGGTGTGTTCGGTGATCTCCTCGGGAGGCTGCCAGGCGACGCGGCGGATGGTGTCCGGGGAGATCAGGTTCTCCGGCGGCAGATGGTGCGCGCCGGCCACCCGCAGCACCACCTCACGGGAACGGGCCAGCCGGGCGGCGGCGGCCGGGTCCCGTTCGGCCCACCGGTGCGGCGGTGGCGGGCCCTCCACCGTCGGCGTCACCGGCAACTCGTCGTCCGGCAACTGCCGGGCGTCGTCCAGCGCCGTCAGCCAGGTCCGCGCCAGCCGGCGTACCGACCGACCGCCGAAACCGGGCAGGGTGAGCAGCGTCTTCTCGTCCTTCGGGTCCAGCTCGGCGGCGGCCACGATGGCCGAGTCGGGCAGGACCCGCCCCGGTGCCGCATCCCGACGGGCGGCGATCTGGTCGCGGGCGTACCAGAGGGAGCGCACCCGGGCCTGCGCCCGCGCTCCGCGTACCCGGTGGATGCCGGAGGTGCGCCGCCACGGGTCGGCCCGGACCCGGGGTGGACGGTCCCCGCTGTTCACCAGCGCAGCGAACTCCTCGGCCGCCCACGCGGACTTGCCCTGCCGGGACAGTTCCGCGTCGAGCGCGTCCCGCAGGTCGGTCAGCAGCTCCACGTCCAGGGCGGCGTAGGTGAGCCAGGACTCCGGCAACGGCCGGCTGGACCAGTCCGCCGCCGAGTGGTGCTTCTCCAGGCTGAACCCGAGCAACTGCTCGGTGAGCGCGGCCAGGCCGACCCGCTCGAACCCGGCCAGCCGGGCGGCCAGCTCGGTGTCGAACAGTCGGCGTGGTCGCAACCCCAGCTCGGCGAGGCAGGGCAGATCCTGGTTGGCCGCGTGCAGCACCCACTCCGTGTCGGCTATCGCCGCGTCGAGCGTGCTCAGGTCGGGTAGCGGCAACGGGTCGATCAGCACGGTGCCGGCGCCCTGGCGGCGCAACTGCACCAGGTACGCCCGTTGGCTGTAGCGGTAGCCGGAGGCGCGCTCGGCGTCCAGGGCCACCGGACCGGTGCCGGCCGCGAAACGGGCCACCACCTCGGTGAGTTGGTCCGGTGTCGCCACCGGTTCGGGAGTGCCCTCACGTGGGGCGGTCAACGGCACGGACTCGCCGCCAGTGGGTTCGGTCCCCGCGTCCGACGGCTCCGGCCGCGCCGACGGCTCGTGGTGCGTGTCGTTTCCCGTACGGCTTGCGGCGGTCCGACGGCGCAGGGGTGGTTCGTCGGTCACCTGGCAACCCTAGTGCGCCAATGGATCGTGCGGCGCGCACCCGCCCCGCCGCGTGTCGGCGGTTCGCCGCCTGGGTGCCGTACCGGCCCCGTCAACCGGCGGCCGCGGCGCGCCGCTCGGGCAGCGCGGTGACACCCGGCGGCGGCAGACCCGCCGTCGAGGCGAGCAGCGTGCACCAGGCGTACAGGTGCGGGGTGAGCTCGATGCCGGTCGGGGTCCACGACGCGCGGATCTCGATGTCACAGGCGGCCGGCGGACCCGCCAGGTCGCCGAACCGGTTCGACGCCGTCTGGGTGATCGTGCCGCCGATCGCCCGGTGCCCGGCGTCGTGCGTCTCCAGCGCGTCGGTGAGCCAGGTCCAGGCCACCCCGGGCAGCAGCGGGTCGGTGGCCAGGTCGACCTCCAGCTCGGCGCTCACGTAGGTGACCAGTCGCAGAGTTCCCTGCCACCCCTCGTGGCCGGCGGGGTCGTGCAGCAGGATCAGCCGGGCGGTGGCCACCTCGTCACCGTCGCGCAGCACCGCCGCGGAGAGGGCGAAGGAGTACGGCGCCAGCCGCTGCGGCGCGCCGACCTCCTCCAGCACGATCTCCGGTCGAGGCGCCGACACCCGGAGCCCGGTGACCGCGCGGGCGAAGGTGTCCGGGAGCGCGATCTGGGCGGCCATGTTCGCAGCCTAAGCCGCCGCCCGGTTCCCGGCCCGGATGGCGCGCCGACGATCTCCCCACACGGGCGCGCTCCGCCCGCTTCTGTGTTAGCAGGGGTCCCCTGCACTACCGCAGGCGTTAGCAGGGGCCCTTCCTTGCACGCCCGCTACGTCACAAAGCCGGCGGTGGGCGCGGGGTGGGGATCGGCCGCGTGGCACGATGGCCGCGATGGCCACCGAGACCACGGGCGACGCCGCCCGAGACGACGCAACCCGCCCCGACGGGCCGGCCGACTCGCCCTTCGTGCGGGCGTGCCGCCGCCGGTCCGTCCCACACACCCCGGTCTGGTTCATGCGCCAGGCCGGCCGCTCGCTGCCGGAGTACCGCCAGATCCGGGCCAACGTGGCGATGTTGGAGTCCTGCCGCCGCCCCGAGCTGGTCACCGAGATCACCATCCAGCCGGTACGCCGGCACCACGTGGACGCGGCGATCCTCTTCAGCGACATCGTGGTGCCGGTCGCCGCCGCCGGGGTCGACCTGGACATCGTGCCCGGGACCGGCCCGGTGGTGGCCGAACCGGTCCGCACCGCCGCCGACGTCGCGCGGATCCGACCCATCGACCGCAGCGACGTCGGGTACGTCGACGAGGCGGTCCGGATGCTGGTCAAGGAGTTGGGCGACACGCCGCTGATCGGCTTCGCCGGTGCCCCCTTCACGCTCGCCAGCTACCTGGTCGAGGGCGGGCCGTCGCGGACCCACGCCAAGACCAAGGCCCTGATGTACGGCGAGCCCGAGCTGTGGCACGCGCTGGCCGGCCGGCTGGCCGAGGTGACGTTGGCCTTCCTGCGCGTACAGATCGAGGCCGGGGTCTCCGCCGTACAGCTCTTCGACTCCTGGGCCGGCGCGCTCTCCGAGGCCGACTACCGTCGCTTCGTGCTGCCCCACTCGACGGCCGTGCTCAGCGGGCTGGCCGACTCGGGTGTGCCCCGGATCCACTTCGGGGTGGGCACCGCCGAGCTGCTCGGCGCGATGGGCGAGGCCGGTGCCGACGTGGTCGGCGTGGACTGGCGTACGCCGCTGGACGTCGCGACCGGCCGGATCGGGCCGGACAAGGCCGTGCAGGGCAACCTCGACCCGTGCCTGCTGTTCGCCCCGTGGCCGGTGATCGAGGCCGAGGTGCGGCGGATCCTCGACGAGGGCCGGGCCACCCCCGGGCACGTGTTCAACCTCGGCCACGGCGTCCTGCCGGAGACCGATCCGGAGGTGTTGACCCGGGTGGTCGCGCTGGTCCACGAGCTCTCCGCCCGGGACTGACCGCCATGGCGACGCGGTGGCGGGTGGCGGTGGTCGGCGGCGGCATCACCGGCCTGGCCGCCGCGCTGCGGTTGCGCGACCGGGCCCCCGAGGGCACCGAGATCACCGTGTACGAGCAGTCCGGCGCGCTCGGTGGCAAGCTGCGCACCGGCGAGCTGGCCGGCGGGCCGGTGGAGTTCGGCGCCGAGTCGTTCCTGATGCGGGACCCGGCCGGCGGTGAGTCGGCCGCGGTGACCCTGGTCCGCCGACTCGGGCTGGCCGACCGGATCGTGCACCCGACCGTCGGGCAGGCCGCCCTCGCCGTCGACGGCGGGCTGCGCCCGATCCCGGGCGGGACGCTGGTGGGCGTACCCGGGGATCTGGCGAAGGTGACGGCGGTGGCCCGGCCGACGCCGGAGGCCGACCACGACGGCGGTCGGCCGCTGCTCGGCCCGGGCGAGGACGTCGCCGTCGGCGCGCTGGTCCGCGCCCGCTTCGGCGACGAGGTGGTCGACCGGCTGGTCGACCCGATGCTCGGCGGCGTGTACGCCGGCCGCGCCGACGACCTCTCACTGGCCACCACCATGCCGGCGCTGGCCCGGGCGGCCCGGACGGAGCACACGCTGCTCGGTGCGGTACGCGCGGCGCAGGCCGCCACCCCCCGCGCCCCCGGCGAGCCGGTCTTCGGCACCCTGGCCGGCGGACTGGGCACCCTGGTCGACGCCGCCGCGACGGCCGGCGGGGCGACCGTCCGGCGCAACGCGGCGGTCCGCGAACTGGCCCCGGTCGGCCCCGGTTGGCGGCTCACCGTCGGCCCCACCCGCGACCCGGAGCACGTCGAGGTCGACGCGGTGGTGCTGGCCGTACCGGCCCGCCCGGCGGCCCGCCTGCTCGCCGAGACGGCCGCCGAGGTGGCGGCGCGGATCGGCGAGTTGGACTACGCCAGCGTCGCCCTGGTCACCCTGGCCCTGCCGGAGCCGGCGCTGCCGGCGCTCTCCGGCTTCCTGGTGCCCGGCACCGAGGGCCTGCTGATCAAGGCGTCCACCTTCTTCACCACCAAGTGGGGACACCTGCGCCGGTCCGACGGGCTGGCCCTGGTCCGCGCCTCGGTCGGCCGCTACCGCGACGAGGCCCAGCTCCAGCGCCCCGACCAGGACCTCGCCGCCACCGTGCACCGGGAGCTGTCGGGGGTGCTCGACACGCCACTGCCCGCCCCGGTGGACGGGCACGTGCAGCGGTGGGGCGGCGCGTTGCCGCAGTACACCCCCGGTCATCTCGACCGGGTGGCCGCCGCGCGGGCCGCGCTGCGGGCGACACGTCCGACGCTGGCGCTGGCCGGTGCGGGCTACGACGGGGTCGGCATTCCGGTCTGCGTCCGCTCCGGCGAGACGGCGGCCGAAGAGATCATCACAGCACTGGAGGGATCGGGCAGATGACCGAGCAGAGCAACGCGGCCCGGCTGCGGGAACTCAACGACACCATCCGCTACACGATGTGGTCGGTGTTCCGGGCCAGCGCGCCGCTGCCGTCACTGCGCGACAACGTGACCGGCGAGGTCGAGTCGCTGATCGAGGAGTTGGCCGGCAAGGACGTCGTGGTGCGCGGCACGTACGACGTCTCCGGCCTGCGCGCCGACGCGGACCTGATGATCTGGTGGCACTCCTCGTCCAGCGACGACCTCCAGGACGCGTACCTGCGACTGCGGCGGACCACCCTGGGGCGGGCGCTGACCCCGGTCTGGTCACAGATGGCGCTGCACCGGCCGGCCGAGTTCAACAAGAGCCACATCCCGGCGTTCCTGGCCGGCGAGGAGGCCCGCGCCTACCTCTGCGTCTACCCGTTCGTGCGCTCGTACGACTGGTACCTGCTGCCCGACGCCGAGCGGCGTGAGCTGCTCGCCGAGCACGGCAAGATGGCCCGGGGCTACCCGGACGTCCGTGCCAACACGGTCGCCTCGTTCGCGCTCGGCGACTACGAGTGGATGCTGGCCTTCGAGGCGGACGAACTGCACCGCATCGTCGACCTGATGCGTGACCTGCGCGGCTCGCGGGCACGGCTGCACGTCCGCGAGGAGGTGCCGTTCTACACCGGTCGCCGCCGCCCGATCGCCGACATCGTCTCCGCACTCGCGTGATACGCCGGCCGAGGTGTAAGGAAGGGCCCCGTGCTAACGCCTCGTGCATAGCAGGGGACCCCTGCTAACACCAACGCGTAGCGCACGGCACCATCGCGTAGCGCACGGCACCATCGCCCGGCGGACGCCGGCATCGCGCAGCGCAGGCCGGCATCGCCCGGCGTGCGGCGGCATCGGCCGACGCGACGAGCCGGCCGGGGCCGCGCCCGAGGGAGTAGGCGCGGCCCCGTCCGGGGTCAGGTGGTCGCCGTGCAGGTCAGCGTCGGTGCGCTCGACCCGCTGCCGGAGGCCAGGAAGCCGAAGGTGGTGCTGGCTCCGGCTCCGAGGCCTCCGTTGTAGCTGACGTTCTGGGCGGTCACCGTCGAACCGCTGGAACTGAGGGTGGCGTTCCACGCCTGGCTGACCTGCTGGCCGCTGGCGTACGTCCAGGTCACCCGCCAACTCCGGATGGCCGCGCTGCCCGCGGTCACCTGCACCTCACCCTGGAAACCACCGGACCAGGTCGAGGTCACCCGGTACGTCGCCGCGCAGGCACCCGCCACCGGCGGTGCGGTGGTCGTCGGCGGCGTGGTGGGCGGGTCGAAGGTCGGCGTCGGCGTTGGCGAGGCCGGCGGGGTGGTCGGGGGAGGCGTGGTGCCGCCACCGAACTGCACGTCGCTGCAGATGTAGTACGACTGGTCCGTGTGGCTGGCCTGCCAGACGGTGAACAGCACGTGCCGTCCGCTGCGACCCGGCGCGTTCACCGGGATCTCGGTGGACACCCCGTCGACCTCGCGCTGCCACTGCGAGGCCGGAGTGTTGCCGATCTGGCCGACCAGTTCCAGGTCCGACCAGGCAAGGGGCTTGGTCAGTACGTCGTAGCCCTGCCGGGAGGCGTACACCCGGATGTAGTCGGCACCGTGGCTGGCCTGGTCGAAGAACTTGAGCCGGAAGCTGTTGGCCACCGAGGTGGTCCGCCAGGCGCCGACGGCGTCCAACGCGTTGTAGCGCCCGCTCTCGGTACGGCCACCGGAGCAGAGCTGGCCGTTCGGGATGGCGCCCTGGTGGTTGCCGGCCACCCCCTCGCGGAACAGGCCGTTCCAGTTCCACATGGCGTTCGGGTTGGCCTGCCAGGCCTGCCAGCACATCGGGTCCTCGGTGGCCATCCGCGGGTTCTGGAAGTCACCGCCCCAGCGCTGCCAGCAGCCGTAGTTGCGGGAGATCGGGTTGGCCACCGAACCGTGCGCGGACACCGGAGCGACAAGCGCTGTGGAGAGCAGCAGCATGGCACCGGCCGCCACACCCAACAGCGACAGTGCCCGTGATTTTCGAACTAGCTTGGACATGGAGCCCCCAGGGGGAGTCGTCGGATCGCGACATCGCCCGGATCGCACGGGAGTTGCCTCTCCCGGCCTGATCACGTTGCCC
Above is a window of Verrucosispora sp. NA02020 DNA encoding:
- a CDS encoding lytic polysaccharide monooxygenase; this encodes MLLLSTALVAPVSAHGSVANPISRNYGCWQRWGGDFQNPRMATEDPMCWQAWQANPNAMWNWNGLFREGVAGNHQGAIPNGQLCSGGRTESGRYNALDAVGAWRTTSVANSFRLKFFDQASHGADYIRVYASRQGYDVLTKPLAWSDLELVGQIGNTPASQWQREVDGVSTEIPVNAPGRSGRHVLFTVWQASHTDQSYYICSDVQFGGGTTPPPTTPPASPTPTPTFDPPTTPPTTTAPPVAGACAATYRVTSTWSGGFQGEVQVTAGSAAIRSWRVTWTYASGQQVSQAWNATLSSSGSTVTAQNVSYNGGLGAGASTTFGFLASGSGSSAPTLTCTATT
- the hemG gene encoding protoporphyrinogen oxidase, giving the protein MATRWRVAVVGGGITGLAAALRLRDRAPEGTEITVYEQSGALGGKLRTGELAGGPVEFGAESFLMRDPAGGESAAVTLVRRLGLADRIVHPTVGQAALAVDGGLRPIPGGTLVGVPGDLAKVTAVARPTPEADHDGGRPLLGPGEDVAVGALVRARFGDEVVDRLVDPMLGGVYAGRADDLSLATTMPALARAARTEHTLLGAVRAAQAATPRAPGEPVFGTLAGGLGTLVDAAATAGGATVRRNAAVRELAPVGPGWRLTVGPTRDPEHVEVDAVVLAVPARPAARLLAETAAEVAARIGELDYASVALVTLALPEPALPALSGFLVPGTEGLLIKASTFFTTKWGHLRRSDGLALVRASVGRYRDEAQLQRPDQDLAATVHRELSGVLDTPLPAPVDGHVQRWGGALPQYTPGHLDRVAAARAALRATRPTLALAGAGYDGVGIPVCVRSGETAAEEIITALEGSGR
- a CDS encoding ribonuclease D codes for the protein MTDEPPLRRRTAASRTGNDTHHEPSARPEPSDAGTEPTGGESVPLTAPREGTPEPVATPDQLTEVVARFAAGTGPVALDAERASGYRYSQRAYLVQLRRQGAGTVLIDPLPLPDLSTLDAAIADTEWVLHAANQDLPCLAELGLRPRRLFDTELAARLAGFERVGLAALTEQLLGFSLEKHHSAADWSSRPLPESWLTYAALDVELLTDLRDALDAELSRQGKSAWAAEEFAALVNSGDRPPRVRADPWRRTSGIHRVRGARAQARVRSLWYARDQIAARRDAAPGRVLPDSAIVAAAELDPKDEKTLLTLPGFGGRSVRRLARTWLTALDDARQLPDDELPVTPTVEGPPPPHRWAERDPAAAARLARSREVVLRVAGAHHLPPENLISPDTIRRVAWQPPEEITEHTVAEALRSHHARDWQIDLLLPDLAEALTAPPPPPPPASPTPPA
- a CDS encoding DUF3000 domain-containing protein is translated as MAAQIALPDTFARAVTGLRVSAPRPEIVLEEVGAPQRLAPYSFALSAAVLRDGDEVATARLILLHDPAGHEGWQGTLRLVTYVSAELEVDLATDPLLPGVAWTWLTDALETHDAGHRAIGGTITQTASNRFGDLAGPPAACDIEIRASWTPTGIELTPHLYAWCTLLASTAGLPPPGVTALPERRAAAAG
- the hemE gene encoding uroporphyrinogen decarboxylase, which produces MATETTGDAARDDATRPDGPADSPFVRACRRRSVPHTPVWFMRQAGRSLPEYRQIRANVAMLESCRRPELVTEITIQPVRRHHVDAAILFSDIVVPVAAAGVDLDIVPGTGPVVAEPVRTAADVARIRPIDRSDVGYVDEAVRMLVKELGDTPLIGFAGAPFTLASYLVEGGPSRTHAKTKALMYGEPELWHALAGRLAEVTLAFLRVQIEAGVSAVQLFDSWAGALSEADYRRFVLPHSTAVLSGLADSGVPRIHFGVGTAELLGAMGEAGADVVGVDWRTPLDVATGRIGPDKAVQGNLDPCLLFAPWPVIEAEVRRILDEGRATPGHVFNLGHGVLPETDPEVLTRVVALVHELSARD
- the hemQ gene encoding hydrogen peroxide-dependent heme synthase, with the translated sequence MTEQSNAARLRELNDTIRYTMWSVFRASAPLPSLRDNVTGEVESLIEELAGKDVVVRGTYDVSGLRADADLMIWWHSSSSDDLQDAYLRLRRTTLGRALTPVWSQMALHRPAEFNKSHIPAFLAGEEARAYLCVYPFVRSYDWYLLPDAERRELLAEHGKMARGYPDVRANTVASFALGDYEWMLAFEADELHRIVDLMRDLRGSRARLHVREEVPFYTGRRRPIADIVSALA